The following are encoded in a window of bacterium genomic DNA:
- a CDS encoding beta-lactamase family protein — MPSTAGNTSLEDAIRNLAESRLAQHESPSLSVAVVAESRITLAAAGYADPEAGIPATPETLYQAASISKLITATLVARQLERGKLELDASANRYLPRERWIRDRNGTPVTATIRQLLTHTAGLPVRGTGDDPMTLASYLVNRLRTARPAGQKIVYSNQGYALLGYLAAVADGQTFAEHARTVLFEPLGMSDSTFRPPSEFEARLPIGYGRLFGALSGRVERKDPSPLTPAAGLITTARDLARFALLFLRGGELEGQRILRRESVAEMLRIHARQHPALDEGYGLGFMVRDREGQVLAWHDGGIPGASARLALDPGLGIAAVALSNSVAAEAPTGFIADALELIGRREPEPAREPTAPTESAPDSAYYRLVDVLSDDLWLLNVFFNLEVDMEGDTPVLRRFPALSPLEVKPLGRNRFLVRGWLVDGAVARTEGDRLYVGIIEARRVAVWESARAFLAYSAILLFSAPVFLAVRWHRRARS, encoded by the coding sequence ATGCCCAGCACAGCCGGGAACACGTCCCTCGAAGACGCAATCCGAAACCTGGCCGAATCACGGCTCGCACAACACGAATCGCCCTCGCTTTCCGTCGCGGTCGTCGCGGAAAGCCGGATCACGCTCGCCGCGGCCGGCTACGCCGACCCCGAGGCAGGCATCCCGGCGACCCCCGAGACCCTCTACCAAGCTGCTTCGATCTCCAAGCTCATCACCGCGACGCTCGTCGCGCGTCAACTGGAGCGAGGAAAGCTGGAACTCGACGCCAGCGCCAACCGCTACCTACCGCGAGAGCGTTGGATTCGGGATCGGAACGGCACACCGGTGACGGCGACGATTCGGCAGCTACTCACGCACACTGCGGGATTGCCGGTCCGTGGGACCGGCGACGATCCGATGACGTTGGCCAGCTATCTCGTCAATCGCCTGCGAACGGCGCGGCCAGCCGGCCAGAAGATCGTCTATTCGAACCAGGGCTACGCGCTGCTGGGCTACCTGGCGGCTGTGGCTGATGGCCAGACCTTCGCGGAACACGCCAGAACGGTTCTCTTCGAGCCCCTGGGAATGAGTGATTCGACCTTTCGTCCGCCATCCGAGTTCGAGGCGCGCCTCCCCATCGGTTACGGAAGACTCTTCGGCGCGCTCAGTGGCCGCGTCGAACGCAAGGATCCTTCCCCTCTTACTCCCGCAGCGGGGCTGATAACCACCGCGCGCGACCTGGCTCGCTTCGCACTTCTCTTCCTGCGCGGCGGCGAACTCGAAGGGCAGCGCATCCTGCGCCGCGAAAGCGTCGCGGAAATGCTTCGCATCCACGCCCGTCAGCACCCGGCCCTCGACGAGGGCTACGGCCTCGGTTTCATGGTGCGGGATAGAGAGGGACAGGTTCTGGCATGGCACGATGGCGGCATTCCTGGAGCCAGTGCCCGCCTGGCTCTCGACCCGGGCCTCGGGATCGCCGCCGTCGCCCTCTCGAATAGCGTCGCGGCCGAAGCGCCGACCGGATTCATCGCCGACGCCCTGGAACTCATCGGGCGGCGGGAGCCAGAACCCGCACGCGAGCCCACGGCGCCCACAGAATCCGCGCCAGACTCTGCCTACTATCGCCTCGTGGATGTGCTTTCCGACGACCTCTGGCTCCTGAACGTATTCTTCAACCTTGAGGTCGACATGGAAGGCGACACACCGGTGTTGCGTCGCTTCCCAGCTCTCTCTCCCCTCGAGGTGAAGCCGCTGGGCCGGAATCGCTTTCTCGTCCGCGGCTGGCTTGTCGACGGTGCTGTTGCCCGCACCGAGGGAGACCGGCTGTACGTTGGGATCATCGAGGCACGGCGCGTCGCCGTGTGGGAAAGCGCGCGCGCATTCCTGGCGTACAGTGCGATCCTCCTTTTTTCCGCACCCGTGTTCCTGGCCGTCCGATGGCATCGACGAGCGCGAAGCTAG
- a CDS encoding TetR/AcrR family transcriptional regulator has product MSARRGRRAAGETRQAILAAARKRLAENGPEAIRLKTIARDVGISHPSILHHFGSRDGLTQALAQDAQDRLNADVLAALSVPADESTVGPLVRRVFETIGDSGHARLLAWRGLALSEPRPENSEQEMLRSLADAIHARRAEYARVHQKRVPSREESAFLVRLLGATLVGESILGPVFELRAELDGQSDSRERFRSWLSALVANQFAGGDIEKSAGDEGK; this is encoded by the coding sequence ATGTCCGCCCGCCGAGGTCGGCGAGCAGCAGGCGAGACCCGACAGGCAATCCTCGCCGCTGCGCGCAAGCGCCTCGCCGAGAACGGGCCTGAAGCCATTCGCCTCAAGACGATCGCGCGGGATGTCGGGATCTCCCATCCCTCGATTCTCCACCACTTCGGAAGCCGTGATGGTCTCACCCAGGCCCTGGCCCAAGACGCTCAGGATCGGCTGAACGCTGACGTGCTCGCGGCCCTCTCGGTCCCGGCCGACGAGAGCACTGTTGGGCCGCTCGTCCGCCGCGTGTTCGAAACAATCGGAGACTCCGGCCACGCTCGCCTCCTCGCATGGCGCGGCCTTGCACTGAGCGAGCCGCGCCCCGAGAACTCCGAGCAGGAGATGCTTCGCAGCCTGGCCGATGCGATCCACGCAAGGCGGGCGGAGTACGCGCGCGTACACCAGAAGCGCGTGCCGAGCCGGGAAGAGTCGGCGTTCCTGGTCCGTCTCCTGGGTGCAACGCTAGTCGGCGAATCAATTCTTGGGCCCGTCTTCGAACTCCGTGCAGAACTCGATGGGCAGTCCGATTCGCGTGAGCGGTTTCGAAGCTGGCTATCTGCGCTCGTCGCGAATCAGTTTGCAGGCGGTGACATCGAAAAGAGCGCCGGAGATGAAGGAAAGTAG
- a CDS encoding glutathione S-transferase family protein, with protein sequence MTDIILWGRRSAFNVQKILWALGELDLAFEHRDAGGSAGGLDTPEFLAMNPHGRVPVLGDGEVRIWESHSILRYLGARHGGETFWPERPAERSVVDRWMDWSQTSWQPAFMSIFWGWYRTPEAQRDDARTAASKAECERHLELLNRELTIRPFLAGSHFSLADIPAGTALYRWFEMGLDVERPPNVMSWYQRLCERPAYQEHVMVPFDELRGRLDF encoded by the coding sequence GTGACCGACATCATCCTCTGGGGCCGCCGCAGCGCTTTCAACGTCCAGAAGATCCTGTGGGCGCTCGGCGAACTCGATCTTGCGTTCGAACATCGGGACGCCGGAGGCTCAGCGGGCGGGCTCGATACCCCGGAGTTCCTGGCCATGAACCCCCACGGCCGCGTGCCCGTCCTGGGCGACGGAGAGGTTCGAATCTGGGAATCCCATTCGATCCTTCGCTACCTGGGTGCGCGCCATGGCGGAGAAACGTTCTGGCCAGAACGCCCGGCGGAGCGATCCGTCGTCGACCGCTGGATGGATTGGTCCCAGACCAGTTGGCAGCCCGCCTTCATGAGCATCTTCTGGGGCTGGTACCGCACCCCGGAAGCCCAGCGAGACGACGCCCGGACCGCTGCCTCGAAGGCGGAGTGCGAACGACACCTCGAGCTATTGAATCGGGAACTCACGATCCGCCCCTTCCTCGCAGGCTCGCACTTCAGCCTGGCGGACATTCCAGCGGGAACCGCACTCTACCGCTGGTTCGAGATGGGACTCGATGTGGAACGGCCGCCCAACGTGATGTCCTGGTACCAACGCCTCTGCGAGCGCCCCGCCTACCAGGAGCACGTCATGGTCCCCTTCGACGAGCTTCGCGGACGTCTGGATTTCTAG